The Penaeus chinensis breed Huanghai No. 1 chromosome 39, ASM1920278v2, whole genome shotgun sequence genome has a segment encoding these proteins:
- the LOC125046926 gene encoding palmitoyl-protein thioesterase ABHD10, mitochondrial-like, whose protein sequence is MLRFGSLIRNLNARSGDLFPLRCFHVSATGPETQFLETSSLGKTRQIAYQKIDGIRSPGIMYIPGFMSHKAATKATMLHMFCQEYGFPYIRYDPSGLGETKGVKQSETNLTVWLEDAAQVLSNLTDGPQLVVASSMGGWISSILAKRYPEKFSSLLMLAPAINFGRKYMQVLLSQLPPGLVKKFEADEVVKLFVPEYGEFPLRKSMFEDMKQHELSMEAGSIPVQCPTRIIHGVKDKDVPYKESLQVLGALQTNDVQLLYVKHGGHQLSDSASLEIICDTILKMTAPKHKKE, encoded by the exons ATGTTACGGTTTGGGAGCTTGATAAGAAACCTTAATGCAAGGAGTGGTGATTTGTTCCCCCTGCGATGTTTTCATGTATCTGCCACAGGACCTGAGACACAGTTCCTTGAG ACATCATCTCTTGGGAAGACCAGACAAATCGCATATCAGAAGATTGACGGCATTCGTAGTCCAGGAATCATGTATATCCCGGGTTTCATGTCTCATAAGGCTGCTACAAAAGCAACTATGCTACACATGTTTTGCCAGGAGTATGGTTTCCCATATATCAG GTACGATCCTAGTGGCTTGGGCGAGACAAAAGGGGTGAAGCAGTCAGAGACAAATTTAACTGTATGGTTGGAAGATGCTGCCCAAGTGCTCTCAAATTTAACAGATGGACCACAGCTTGTAGTTGCTTCATCCATGGGTGGCTGG ATATCATCAATCCTAGCAAAAAGGTATCCTGAGAAATTCAGCAGTTTGCTTATGTTAGCTCCAGCCATTAACTTTGGAAGGAAGTACATGCAGGTCCTCTTGTCTCAGTTGCCCCCTGGACTAGTAAAGAAATTTGAAGCAGATGAAGTAGTGAAGCTTTTTGTACCTGAGTATGGCGAGTTCCCCCTAAGGAAGAGCATGTTTGAAGACATGAAGCAACACGAGTTAAGCATGGAGGCCGGCAGTATTCCAGTACAGTGTCCAACTAGAATTATACATGGTGTAAAG GACAAGGATGTACCATACAAAGAATCCCTTCAAGTGCTTGGAGCCTTGCAAACAAATGATGTTCAGCTGCTGTATGTCAAGCATGGTGGGCACCAACTCTCAGACAGTGCCAGCCTTGAAATAATCTGTGACACTATTCTTAAAATGACTGCcccaaaacataaaaaagaatga